In Alkaliphilus flagellatus, one DNA window encodes the following:
- a CDS encoding TetR/AcrR family transcriptional regulator: MRIVKEAKERRNEILDAVEELFGQKGFDGTSTNDILEKVGIARGTLYYHFKSKEDIMDALIERYNVRILGAAQEIAADKSIPVNERLIRAVMALNISDGSSEEIKEHIHKPQNALMHQKIQKIIISGVTPILTGIIREGIEQGLFSTPFPYECVEMVVAYANTVFDDDMVEMTDEERVSRAQAFAFNTERLFGAKSGSLNIMQMFGRGNGGSNE, from the coding sequence ATGAGAATAGTAAAAGAAGCTAAAGAACGCAGAAACGAGATACTTGACGCGGTTGAGGAGCTTTTTGGTCAGAAGGGATTTGACGGCACAAGTACAAACGATATTCTCGAAAAGGTTGGAATCGCACGGGGAACGCTGTATTATCATTTCAAGTCGAAGGAGGATATTATGGACGCACTGATTGAGCGATATAATGTCCGTATTTTAGGTGCGGCGCAGGAAATTGCCGCAGACAAGAGCATACCTGTAAACGAGCGCCTTATCCGTGCTGTAATGGCACTGAACATAAGTGACGGAAGCAGCGAGGAAATTAAGGAGCACATTCATAAGCCACAAAATGCGCTTATGCATCAGAAAATACAAAAGATCATAATCAGCGGCGTTACGCCGATATTAACGGGAATAATCCGCGAGGGCATCGAGCAGGGACTGTTCAGCACGCCGTTCCCATATGAATGCGTGGAAATGGTTGTAGCATACGCAAATACTGTTTTTGATGATGATATGGTAGAGATGACAGATGAGGAGCGCGTTTCACGCGCACAGGCGTTTGCTTTCAATACGGAAAGGCTGTTCGGCGCCAAAAGCGGAAGTCTTAACATTATGCAAATGTTTGGCAGGGGAAATGGAGGCAGCAATGAGTAA
- a CDS encoding MFS transporter, giving the protein MSNSGKSFGKFLLLWSGEFVSAIGSGLTSFGLGVYVFEQTGKASATALVMLLAFLPSLLLSAPAGVLADRYDRRLLMVLGDSLSAIGLVFILICMLRGEAQLWQICVGVTISSVFSSLLEPAYRATVTDLLTEEQYTKASGFVQVAGSAKYLISPLLAGFLLDVSDIKLLLLIDICTLFVTVISILAVRKGLDSKKYKQSKSFICEFKDGWGAVSENRGVFALVIIGSVLTFFLGFIQTLSTPMVLAFANSSVLGTTLTISASGMLVTSVLIGIFSIKKGYVKTLSVSLFFAGIFMTVFGLRENILLVCVSGFLFFAMLPFTNTSLDFLIRTNIENDLQGRAWGLIGVISQLGYIAAYALSGVLADYVFTPLLLDGGTLAHSVGKLIGTGSGRGAGFLILIAGILLCVTSVILYHIKSVRKLENGGDLCIAE; this is encoded by the coding sequence ATGAGTAATTCAGGAAAATCATTCGGAAAATTTCTTCTTCTGTGGTCGGGAGAGTTTGTTTCGGCAATAGGAAGCGGGCTTACATCATTCGGGCTTGGGGTATATGTTTTTGAGCAGACAGGAAAAGCGTCGGCAACTGCACTTGTAATGCTGCTTGCGTTTTTGCCATCGCTTCTTTTAAGTGCACCGGCGGGCGTGCTTGCAGACCGCTATGACCGCAGGCTTTTAATGGTGCTGGGCGACAGTCTTTCCGCAATAGGGCTTGTATTCATCCTAATTTGTATGCTTCGTGGTGAAGCACAGCTATGGCAGATTTGCGTGGGAGTTACGATCAGTTCGGTGTTTTCATCGCTGCTTGAACCTGCATACAGAGCTACGGTTACGGATTTACTTACCGAGGAGCAGTACACAAAGGCAAGCGGTTTTGTTCAGGTGGCGGGCTCGGCGAAATATCTGATTTCGCCTTTACTTGCGGGGTTTCTACTCGATGTTTCAGATATCAAACTGCTGTTGTTGATCGATATTTGTACACTTTTTGTCACCGTTATTTCAATTCTTGCCGTAAGAAAAGGTCTTGACTCAAAGAAGTATAAACAGTCAAAATCGTTTATCTGCGAATTCAAAGACGGCTGGGGCGCTGTTTCGGAAAATAGAGGCGTGTTTGCTCTTGTAATAATTGGTTCTGTCTTAACGTTTTTCCTCGGCTTTATCCAAACACTTTCTACGCCGATGGTACTTGCTTTCGCTAACAGCTCCGTATTAGGAACAACTTTAACAATCTCCGCTTCGGGAATGCTTGTGACAAGTGTGCTGATAGGAATTTTCTCGATAAAAAAGGGCTATGTAAAAACACTTTCGGTTTCGCTGTTTTTCGCCGGTATCTTTATGACAGTGTTTGGGCTGCGCGAAAATATTCTGCTTGTCTGCGTTTCGGGATTTCTGTTTTTTGCAATGCTCCCGTTTACAAATACAAGTCTGGATTTTCTTATCCGCACCAACATCGAAAATGACCTTCAGGGCAGAGCATGGGGACTTATCGGTGTGATTTCCCAGCTTGGATATATTGCCGCCTATGCGCTTTCGGGCGTGCTTGCGGATTATGTTTTCACCCCTTTGCTGCTGGATGGCGGAACGCTGGCTCACAGTGTGGGAAAGCTCATCGGTACAGGCAGCGGCAGAGGGGCAGGATTTCTTATCCTCATTGCTGGAATACTGTTATGTGTGACTTCGGTTATTCTGTATCACATAAAATCGGTGAGAAAGCTTGAAAACGGAGGTGACTTATGTATCGCAGAGTAA
- a CDS encoding ABC transporter permease yields the protein MYRRVIQGDILKSKVITLTTMIFVAAAAMFVSLAAILIVNLSGAIDTLMTQAKTPHFLQMHSGEIDTARLTAFAEQNSNVDEFQVLEFLNVEGTQIVINGNSLAGTVQDNGFCTQSEKFDYLLDLDGNIINVSDGEVYVPISYMKDGTTKIGDRAVICGNELIVAGFLRDSQMNSTLAASKRFLISENDYVEIKDFGNIEYLIEFRLKDLSALGAFETAYISAGLESNGPTVTYPLFKMMNAISDGLMIAVILLVSVLVVEIAFLCIRFTLLAKIEDDYREIGVMKAIGLRVSDIKKIYLAKYTAIGLAGCILGFALSFVFRGALLENIRLYMGESENASFALLLGIIGILIVFLAIIAYVSKVLKRFQKISATEAMCFGTSQEKSAGAKSFVLSKNRLFDTNIFLGIKDVLTRRRLYATMLVVLVISAFIMIVPQNMYNTISSKGFITYMGIGNCDMRIDIQQTDNISEKASEIVAAMNNDSAFTKHVVLTTKTFTVKMQDSLEESIKIELGNHSVFPVTYSKGRAPTKEDEIALSVINANELDKKVGDVITLVTQGKEKNLTVCGIYSDVTNGGKTAKAVFTDDSANIMWCVLGAELADESLVDSKVSEYAGKFGFAKVSSIDEYITQMFGTTLSTIKKASSATITVSLIITLLVTLLFMKMLIAKDRYSIAVMKAFGFTNSDITAQYVSRSIFVLIVGIVFGTFLANTLGEMLAGMVISFFGATSFKFTVNPLSAYILCPLMMICSVLIATMIGTSGAGQIKISENIKE from the coding sequence ATGTATCGCAGAGTAATTCAGGGTGACATTTTAAAAAGCAAAGTAATAACGCTGACAACAATGATATTTGTCGCTGCCGCGGCTATGTTTGTTTCGTTGGCGGCAATACTTATCGTAAATCTTTCGGGTGCGATTGATACGCTTATGACGCAGGCAAAAACTCCGCATTTTTTACAGATGCATTCGGGTGAAATAGATACTGCACGGCTTACGGCTTTCGCAGAGCAGAATAGTAATGTAGATGAATTTCAGGTGCTTGAGTTTCTAAATGTTGAAGGTACGCAGATAGTAATTAACGGAAACTCCCTTGCGGGTACTGTTCAGGACAACGGCTTCTGCACGCAGAGCGAAAAGTTCGATTATCTCCTGGACCTTGACGGAAACATTATCAATGTATCCGATGGGGAAGTTTATGTACCGATAAGTTATATGAAAGACGGCACCACAAAGATCGGCGACAGAGCAGTAATATGTGGAAACGAACTTATCGTTGCGGGGTTTCTCCGTGATTCGCAGATGAATTCCACTCTCGCCGCGTCAAAGAGATTTCTTATCAGCGAAAATGATTATGTCGAAATAAAGGATTTCGGAAATATAGAGTATCTGATCGAGTTCAGATTAAAAGATTTGTCGGCGCTTGGTGCATTTGAAACCGCATACATCTCCGCTGGACTGGAATCGAACGGACCGACGGTCACCTATCCTCTTTTCAAAATGATGAATGCGATTTCTGACGGGCTGATGATTGCAGTTATCCTTCTTGTAAGCGTGCTTGTCGTTGAGATTGCGTTTCTATGCATACGCTTCACGCTTCTTGCTAAAATCGAGGACGATTACCGAGAAATAGGCGTTATGAAAGCAATAGGGTTGCGCGTTTCCGACATTAAAAAAATATACCTTGCAAAATACACGGCGATTGGGTTGGCTGGCTGTATTCTCGGATTTGCACTTTCGTTTGTGTTCAGAGGCGCGCTTCTTGAAAATATACGGCTTTATATGGGCGAAAGCGAGAATGCTTCTTTCGCTTTGCTTTTAGGGATAATCGGCATACTGATTGTATTCCTCGCAATTATTGCCTATGTAAGTAAAGTGCTGAAACGTTTTCAGAAAATATCTGCCACGGAAGCAATGTGCTTTGGCACTTCGCAGGAAAAATCCGCCGGTGCAAAGAGTTTTGTTTTGAGCAAAAATAGGCTTTTTGACACAAATATTTTTCTCGGCATCAAAGATGTTCTTACAAGGAGAAGACTTTACGCAACAATGCTTGTGGTGCTTGTGATTTCGGCGTTTATCATGATCGTTCCGCAGAATATGTACAATACCATTTCCTCAAAAGGCTTCATCACCTATATGGGAATTGGAAACTGCGATATGCGCATCGACATTCAGCAGACCGACAATATTTCCGAAAAAGCATCGGAAATTGTGGCAGCGATGAACAATGACAGTGCCTTTACAAAGCATGTCGTGCTTACGACCAAAACATTCACGGTGAAGATGCAGGATAGCTTGGAAGAAAGCATAAAAATTGAGCTGGGCAACCATTCGGTATTTCCTGTAACGTATTCCAAGGGCAGAGCACCCACCAAGGAAGACGAAATTGCACTATCAGTTATAAACGCCAATGAACTAGACAAAAAGGTCGGCGATGTTATTACACTGGTGACCCAAGGGAAGGAGAAAAATCTCACGGTATGCGGAATTTATTCTGATGTTACCAACGGTGGCAAAACCGCAAAAGCTGTTTTTACTGACGATTCGGCGAACATTATGTGGTGCGTACTCGGTGCGGAGCTTGCAGATGAATCTCTGGTTGATAGCAAAGTTTCGGAATATGCGGGCAAATTTGGTTTTGCAAAGGTTTCAAGCATTGATGAATATATTACTCAGATGTTCGGCACAACACTAAGCACCATTAAAAAGGCTTCCTCTGCCACAATTACCGTCTCACTGATTATTACGTTACTGGTTACCCTATTGTTCATGAAAATGCTTATCGCAAAGGACAGATATTCCATTGCCGTAATGAAAGCCTTCGGTTTTACAAACTCGGATATTACTGCGCAGTATGTTTCGCGTTCAATATTCGTTTTAATTGTCGGAATCGTTTTTGGTACGTTTCTGGCAAACACGCTCGGAGAAATGCTTGCGGGCATGGTTATCTCCTTTTTTGGAGCGACGTCGTTTAAATTTACTGTCAATCCGCTTTCAGCGTACATACTTTGTCCGCTGATGATGATATGTTCAGTGCTTATCGCAACAATGATCGGCACATCGGGCGCGGGACAAATAAAAATTTCTGAAAATATAAAGGAGTAG
- a CDS encoding ABC transporter ATP-binding protein — MKKIIISENIVKSFGEGDEKRNVLDGVSVEINEGEFVAVMGPSGSGKSTLMFALSGMDGVDGGKVVFDGRDLSELKENELSDIRRRTMGFVFQQPTMLKNLNILDNIILPSMRDNRKNAAKIIEKARTLMKKTDIAELEKRDITQVSGGQLQRVGICRALMSNPKIVFGDEPTGALNSKSAQEIMSIFSEINGEGTAVMLVTHDAKVAAWTERIMFMRDGKIVSEMRLPKFSGTNIDDSRMKEVTEKMREIGV, encoded by the coding sequence ATGAAGAAGATTATTATCAGTGAAAATATAGTGAAATCATTCGGCGAGGGCGATGAAAAGCGTAATGTTCTAGACGGAGTGTCCGTTGAAATAAACGAAGGCGAGTTTGTTGCGGTTATGGGACCTTCAGGCTCGGGAAAATCGACACTGATGTTTGCGCTGAGCGGAATGGACGGAGTTGATGGAGGAAAGGTTGTTTTTGACGGTAGGGATTTATCGGAACTCAAGGAAAATGAGCTTTCAGATATACGCAGAAGAACAATGGGATTTGTTTTTCAGCAGCCGACAATGCTTAAAAATCTAAATATTCTCGACAACATCATTCTTCCCTCAATGCGCGACAACAGAAAAAACGCTGCGAAAATTATTGAAAAAGCAAGAACGCTTATGAAAAAGACGGACATTGCGGAACTGGAAAAGCGTGATATTACACAGGTTTCGGGAGGACAGCTTCAGCGTGTGGGAATATGCCGCGCACTTATGAGCAATCCGAAAATTGTTTTCGGTGACGAGCCAACTGGCGCGCTTAACTCAAAATCTGCACAGGAGATTATGAGCATCTTTTCCGAAATCAACGGGGAAGGTACTGCGGTTATGCTTGTAACTCATGATGCAAAGGTGGCGGCGTGGACGGAGCGTATTATGTTTATGCGCGACGGAAAAATCGTTAGCGAAATGCGACTTCCGAAATTCAGCGGTACAAATATTGACGACAGTAGGATGAAAGAAGTCACAGAGAAAATGCGGGAAATAGGAGTATAA
- a CDS encoding aldehyde dehydrogenase: protein MDCINNIVEKQREYFYTEETKDINFRISQLKLLKKIIIKNEEKLLIALKNDLNKSAFEAYETEIGTVLMELNYTIKRLRSWIKPKKVKTSITNFLSKSYIYSEPYGVVLIIAPWNYPFQLAISPLIGAIAAGNCAIIKPSEYATNTSKIVKEIINNNFKENFITVIEGGRDTNIKLLQQNLDYIFFTGSVSVGKAVMEEAAKNLTPVTLELGGKSPCIVHSDADIKLAAKKIVWGKFLNAGQTCVAPDYLFVHKDIKYKLISCIIDTIKLFFGEEPRESLDYGRIINQEHLGRLGELLKEGSIIVGGDIDRNEKYISPTIMENITWNNHIMKEEIFGPILPILEYSSLNEVITSIRNHGKPLALYLFTKCKEVEREVLEKLSFGGGCVNDTIMHLTSPHLPFGGVGSSGMGSYHGKASFDTFSHKKSILKSSSYFDIKLKYPPYGNKIKLLRNIIK, encoded by the coding sequence ATGGATTGTATAAATAATATTGTAGAAAAGCAAAGAGAATATTTTTATACTGAAGAAACAAAGGATATTAATTTTCGAATAAGCCAGCTTAAACTCTTAAAAAAAATAATTATAAAAAATGAAGAAAAATTATTAATTGCATTAAAAAATGATTTAAATAAATCAGCCTTTGAAGCTTATGAAACTGAAATAGGTACAGTTTTAATGGAACTTAATTATACAATTAAAAGGTTACGATCTTGGATTAAGCCTAAAAAAGTAAAAACATCTATTACTAATTTTTTGTCTAAAAGCTATATTTATTCAGAGCCCTATGGAGTAGTCTTAATTATAGCCCCATGGAACTATCCATTTCAACTAGCAATATCTCCACTAATTGGTGCTATTGCTGCTGGAAATTGTGCTATAATAAAGCCTTCAGAGTATGCGACAAACACCTCTAAAATAGTTAAGGAAATCATTAATAATAATTTTAAAGAGAATTTTATTACAGTAATTGAAGGTGGAAGGGATACTAATATAAAGTTGCTACAACAAAATTTGGACTATATATTTTTTACAGGAAGTGTTTCTGTTGGTAAGGCTGTTATGGAGGAAGCTGCTAAAAATCTAACTCCCGTAACCCTAGAACTCGGGGGAAAAAGTCCATGTATTGTCCATAGTGATGCGGACATTAAATTAGCAGCAAAAAAAATTGTATGGGGGAAATTCTTAAATGCTGGGCAAACCTGCGTTGCGCCAGATTATTTATTTGTACATAAAGATATAAAGTATAAATTGATTAGCTGTATTATAGATACAATTAAGTTGTTTTTTGGAGAGGAACCTAGAGAAAGTCTAGACTATGGCAGAATTATAAACCAAGAACATTTGGGTAGATTAGGAGAATTACTAAAAGAAGGTAGTATTATTGTAGGTGGAGATATAGATAGAAATGAAAAGTATATTTCTCCTACCATAATGGAAAATATAACTTGGAACAATCATATTATGAAGGAAGAAATATTTGGCCCTATTTTGCCAATACTAGAATATAGTTCATTAAATGAGGTTATTACTAGTATTAGAAATCATGGGAAACCATTGGCTCTTTATTTATTTACTAAATGTAAGGAGGTTGAAAGAGAAGTATTAGAAAAGCTTTCCTTTGGTGGTGGATGTGTAAATGATACTATAATGCATCTAACTTCCCCGCATCTTCCATTTGGTGGTGTTGGATCTAGTGGTATGGGATCTTATCATGGAAAAGCTAGTTTCGATACTTTTAGTCATAAAAAGAGTATTTTAAAAAGCAGTTCTTATTTTGATATAAAGCTAAAATATCCTCCTTATGGAAATAAAATTAAACTATTACGCAATATTATTAAGTAG
- a CDS encoding ATPase yields MGNKGHIKRLLPGGNTSVGFYSYFKYIINPSEARKIYYFKGGPGVGKSYMMKKIGYELVDRGIDVEFHHCSAEPESIDVIVIPSIKVVLLDATSPHMDDPRYPGVTGTIVNLGEFINEEAMRKHRDSVIEATDDNKNIYVRVYKYLAAAKLIHDDIEWITSYAMDFNKVNKETIRLIKKYLVDIEDKNRIGKERHLFGSAYTLKGKLDFAETFIGIVEGIVYIKGADGTGKSTLLEKLSTTAVMKGYDVEIYHEPLVPQKIESIIIPELDLAFTTNSKFKDNETVDLDEYINEEKIEKYGEELEYSNKVFNQLLNDVFANLGKTNGVHDKMEKYYVPNVFHEGLNEVREKILGEIIDIIEER; encoded by the coding sequence ATGGGAAATAAGGGACATATTAAAAGGTTATTACCAGGTGGAAATACATCTGTTGGATTTTATTCATATTTTAAATATATTATAAATCCAAGTGAAGCAAGAAAAATTTATTATTTTAAAGGTGGTCCCGGTGTAGGAAAGTCTTATATGATGAAAAAAATCGGATATGAGTTAGTTGATAGAGGAATAGATGTAGAGTTTCACCACTGTTCTGCCGAGCCAGAATCTATTGATGTTATTGTTATACCAAGTATAAAAGTAGTTCTATTAGATGCTACATCTCCTCATATGGATGATCCAAGATACCCTGGAGTTACTGGAACAATAGTTAATCTAGGTGAATTTATAAATGAAGAAGCTATGAGAAAACATAGGGATAGTGTTATAGAAGCTACAGACGATAATAAAAACATCTATGTTAGAGTATATAAGTATTTGGCAGCAGCAAAATTAATACATGATGATATTGAATGGATCACTAGCTATGCTATGGATTTTAATAAAGTTAATAAAGAGACTATTAGATTAATAAAAAAATATTTAGTAGATATTGAAGATAAAAATAGAATAGGTAAAGAACGACACCTTTTTGGAAGTGCCTACACATTAAAAGGTAAATTAGATTTTGCGGAAACATTTATTGGTATAGTAGAAGGAATTGTTTATATAAAAGGTGCAGATGGGACAGGTAAATCTACATTATTAGAAAAGTTATCCACTACAGCTGTAATGAAGGGATATGATGTAGAGATTTATCATGAACCATTAGTACCTCAAAAAATAGAGTCTATCATTATTCCAGAGCTTGATTTAGCCTTTACTACAAATAGTAAGTTCAAGGATAACGAAACAGTAGATTTAGATGAATATATTAATGAGGAAAAAATAGAAAAATATGGAGAAGAATTAGAGTATAGTAACAAAGTATTTAATCAATTATTAAATGATGTTTTTGCTAATTTAGGTAAAACTAACGGAGTTCATGATAAAATGGAAAAATATTATGTACCTAATGTTTTTCATGAAGGTCTAAATGAAGTGAGAGAAAAAATATTAGGAGAAATAATTGATATAATTGAAGAAAGATAA
- a CDS encoding DEAD/DEAH box helicase produces the protein MKEIQFEDLNIKKEILKGILELGYEVPTPIQAQAIPKLYDGEDIIGQAQTGTGKTAAFGIPMLEKINPQQKTPQILILAPTRELSMQVADEIRKFSKYLSGSKSLAIYGGQPIDRQIKALKQGVQVVVGTPGRLLDHIRRKTLRLDQVTGVVLDEADQMLDMGFLDDIEAILQETPETRQTVMFSATMPKEIEQIARKYMKNPKKVKVVHKELTVPKISQYYFEVRPHEKLDALCRILDMENSELGIIFCRTKKGVDELVESLQSRGHSVEGIHGDLKQSQRDRVMKKFRDGTLDLLIATDVAARGIDVDDIDLVINYDIPEDFEYYVHRIGRTGRAGREGLAYTLVTGKQIRTLKALEVYIKGKIKRKPIPTINDIVEKKKELIGKEIIGNIEKGGLSEYANLVEELSEDYNSIDVAAALLKMIMSQNETDAFETAKNITERKTRVEGNMVRMFVNIGKKHGAKPGDILGAISGESGISGDLVGVIDMYDKFTFVEVPEQIADRVLESMNRNRIKGRKINMEPANKK, from the coding sequence ATGAAAGAAATACAATTTGAAGATTTAAACATTAAGAAAGAAATTTTAAAGGGGATTTTAGAACTAGGCTATGAAGTTCCAACGCCTATACAAGCACAGGCTATTCCAAAGCTTTATGATGGAGAAGATATTATTGGACAAGCTCAAACTGGGACAGGGAAAACAGCTGCCTTTGGTATTCCAATGCTTGAGAAAATTAATCCTCAACAAAAAACACCACAAATATTAATTTTAGCACCAACAAGAGAACTTTCAATGCAGGTTGCAGATGAAATAAGAAAGTTTTCTAAATATTTAAGTGGATCAAAATCCCTTGCTATATATGGAGGACAACCTATCGATAGACAGATTAAAGCATTAAAGCAAGGAGTTCAAGTTGTTGTAGGAACACCTGGAAGATTATTAGATCATATTAGAAGAAAAACTCTAAGACTTGATCAAGTTACTGGAGTAGTATTAGATGAGGCAGATCAAATGCTAGATATGGGATTTTTAGATGATATAGAAGCAATACTTCAAGAAACTCCAGAAACAAGACAAACAGTAATGTTTTCTGCTACAATGCCAAAAGAAATAGAACAAATTGCAAGAAAATATATGAAAAATCCTAAAAAGGTAAAGGTAGTTCACAAAGAGCTTACTGTACCTAAAATTTCTCAATACTATTTCGAAGTTAGACCGCATGAAAAGCTAGATGCATTATGTAGAATATTAGATATGGAAAACTCTGAGCTTGGAATTATATTCTGCAGAACTAAAAAAGGTGTAGATGAACTAGTAGAGAGTCTTCAAAGCAGAGGACATTCCGTAGAAGGTATTCATGGAGACTTAAAACAAAGCCAGAGAGATAGGGTTATGAAAAAGTTTAGAGATGGTACTCTTGATCTTTTAATTGCAACAGATGTTGCAGCTAGGGGAATAGATGTAGATGATATTGATTTAGTTATTAACTATGATATTCCTGAAGACTTTGAATACTATGTACATCGTATTGGTCGTACTGGTAGAGCAGGAAGAGAAGGTCTTGCATATACACTAGTTACTGGGAAACAAATACGAACATTAAAAGCTTTAGAAGTTTATATTAAAGGAAAAATAAAAAGAAAACCTATTCCAACTATCAATGATATAGTAGAAAAGAAAAAAGAGTTGATCGGTAAAGAGATTATTGGAAATATCGAAAAAGGTGGTCTTTCAGAATATGCTAACTTAGTTGAAGAACTATCTGAAGACTATAATTCTATCGATGTAGCGGCTGCCTTATTAAAAATGATAATGAGTCAAAATGAGACAGATGCATTTGAGACAGCTAAGAATATTACAGAAAGAAAAACTAGAGTTGAGGGCAATATGGTTAGAATGTTTGTTAATATTGGTAAAAAACATGGAGCCAAGCCAGGAGATATATTAGGAGCAATTAGCGGCGAAAGCGGAATAAGTGGAGATCTTGTTGGAGTAATAGACATGTATGACAAGTTTACATTTGTTGAAGTGCCTGAGCAAATTGCAGATAGAGTATTAGAGTCTATGAACAGGAATAGAATTAAGGGTAGAAAAATAAATATGGAGCCAGCTAATAAAAAATAA
- a CDS encoding ComEC/Rec2 family competence protein, which produces MKSTNKLKFTSLLILLLFVVFFTLTACEKSLSGVLSIHMIDVGQGESILIITPNNKTILIDAGEQSEGRRVKAYLTKKQVNKIDLIIGTHPHSDHIGGLSEIIKNFEVEKIIMPKKLHTSATFEKLFTTIESKGLTISAPQQNKLIEFDENIKLHFLGPIKDYGDNLNLWSIVFRLDYKDKSFLFTGDMEEEAEIDLINTYDKAVLRSNVLNIGHHGSNTSTSKQFLDYVNPEIALISLGNDNPYGHPHREVIKRLEEASAFIYRTDLQGTVILLSDGIEIWSNQVPSNKKDSFQKLP; this is translated from the coding sequence ATGAAATCTACTAACAAACTTAAATTTACTAGCCTACTCATTTTACTATTATTTGTAGTTTTCTTCACGTTAACCGCTTGTGAGAAATCATTATCCGGTGTTCTCTCCATTCATATGATTGATGTGGGTCAAGGGGAGAGTATTTTAATAATAACACCTAATAATAAAACAATTTTAATAGATGCAGGTGAACAATCTGAAGGAAGAAGGGTAAAAGCCTACTTGACTAAAAAACAAGTGAATAAAATTGACTTGATTATAGGTACACATCCCCACTCTGATCACATAGGAGGATTATCAGAAATTATTAAAAATTTTGAAGTAGAAAAAATTATTATGCCTAAAAAGCTTCACACTAGTGCAACATTTGAAAAACTATTTACTACCATTGAGTCTAAAGGACTTACCATTAGCGCCCCACAACAGAATAAACTTATTGAATTTGATGAAAATATTAAATTACATTTTTTAGGCCCAATAAAAGACTACGGAGATAATTTAAACCTATGGAGTATAGTTTTTAGACTAGACTACAAGGATAAGTCCTTTTTATTTACTGGAGACATGGAGGAAGAAGCAGAAATTGACTTAATTAATACATATGACAAAGCAGTCTTAAGATCTAATGTATTAAATATAGGTCATCATGGAAGTAACACTTCAACTTCTAAGCAGTTTTTAGACTATGTTAACCCTGAAATTGCACTTATTTCACTTGGAAATGATAACCCCTATGGGCATCCCCATAGGGAGGTTATAAAACGTTTAGAAGAAGCTAGTGCATTTATTTACCGTACAGATCTTCAAGGGACTGTTATTCTATTAAGCGATGGCATAGAAATTTGGTCTAATCAAGTGCCATCTAACAAAAAAGATAGTTTTCAAAAACTTCCTTAG